The nucleotide sequence TTACTTGCGGTCTTAAGCGGCTTTATTGCGGGGCTAATCCTCAATCTGATGCCTTGCGTTCTGCCAATTGTTGCAATTAAAGCTATGGCACTTGTGCGTGATGCCACACAACCACGCGCTCAGAAGATCAACGGAGCAATTGCTTACACTGTTGGAGTTCTAACAAGCTTTGCGGCCTTAGCGATTTTAATTATTTTTCTACGTTCCGTAGGCCGCAGTGTCGGCTGGGGATTCCAGTTTCAAGAGCCAGGCTTTGTTTTCATCTTATTTTTAATTGTTTTCGTCTTATCCTTAGCATTCTTCGATTTTTATACCTTTCAGCTGCCGTTTCTTTCGAAAGCCAACCGGGCGCTTTCCAATTTCAAAAGTGGCTCATTGGTTGGAAATTTTTTCGAAGGCCTGCTAGTTACGGCTTTATCAACGCCCTGCACAGCACCGTTTCTAGGGTCTGCTTTAGCTTTTGCCTTCACACAATCAGCGCCAGCAATCATTATTATTTTTCTTTCGATCGGACTTGGACTAGCGCTGCCATATGCGGTGTTATCAACTAACGATAAATTCATTCGCTTTATTCCTAAACCCGGGGAATGGACTTATCGCTTTCGCGAGCTGATGGGTTTCTTGCTTCTAGGAACAGCAGTGTGGTTACTTTTTGTATTACATGGACTTTCTGACGAGGGAGCAGTTTGGGCTGTGTTGCAAGGGCTTGTCACGTTCTTTCTACTTTGGGCGTGGCGTGTATTAGCGATGAGTTCAATTAGTTCATTCAGTAAGCAGAACCTGCAAATTTTTGCTTTAATACTTTGCTTATTCTCGCTAATCGCCTCCTGGCCACATGTCGTGTCGCAACGCAGCTCAAAACCTCAACTACATGACACCCAAATTGCTTGGGAACCGTTTTCCAAGGAAATCATCGATAACTTAAGCGCACAGTCGCGCATTATCTTTATCGATTTTACAGCAGATTGGTGCATTACTTGTAAGTATAACGAGCGCTTCATTCTCAATCAGTCGCAAGTGATTGAGGCTTTTAAGAAATATAAAATCAGGCCGATTAAAGCCGACTGGACTAGACGGGAGGATGAAATTACCAAAGCACTTAAACAGTTTGGCGGTCAAGGCGTGCCACATTATGTTTTAATCATTCCTCAGCTTGGCGCGGCCAAGAGTGGCTTAGATCCAGAAATCGTCGTTTTACCAACAATCCTAACTGGATCTACTGTGGTCTCTGAGCTACAACGGGCATACGATAGATTTCTTGCACAAGGTCAGGCTTATGAGCTCGTGGAAACAGTTCACTAAAAATTATTTTTCTTATCCAGAAATTGGTCTTGCTCTTGATCTGAGCCGGATGAATTATCCAGAGAATCTTTTTAGTGCTTTAGAGACTTCTTGTGCCGCAGCATTTAGCGAAATGGTGGCATTAGAAGCTGGAGCAATTGCTAATGCTGATGAGCAGCGCATGGTCGGGCATTACTGGTTACGCAACTCAGACCTTGCGCCGAGTAAAGAAATAAAATTACAAATCGATCAAGCAATTCAAGCTGTTATAGAATTTGCGAAAATCGCACGATCTCAATTCAAGCGTGCAATTTTAGTTGGCATTGGCGGCTCAGCTCTTGGCCCACAATTTCTGATTGATGCATTAAGTGACCAGCTCTTTCCGATCGAATTTCTCGATAACACTGATCCAGATGGGGTTGATCGTTTAACTGCAGTGCGACTTGGGTTACTTAAAGAAACACTAGTGATCGTGATCTCTAAATCGGGCTCAACCCTTGAGACCCGTAACGGTCAAATTGAATTAGCTGTGCGTTTTAGTCGAAGCAAGTTAAATTTCGCTGACCATACTGTGGCGATTACCTGCGCAGCGAGTAAGCTCGAGCATCAAGCAAAAGCCGAGAAATGGCTGAAGATTTTACCGCTCTGGGACTGGGTTGGTGGGCGCACTAGTATTTTTTCTCCGGTTGGCTTACTGCCCGCAGCGCTTTCTGGCATTAATCTGCAGGAGCTTCTGGCTGGTGCGAGGTTGATGGATCAATTAACGCGCATTAAAGAAATTAAGAAAAATCCGGCAATGCTTTTAGCACTAATGTGGCACGCAGCTGGTAGCGGCGTAGGCTTAAAGGATATGGTAGTGCTACCATACAAGGACCGCTTGATCCTTTTTTCACGCTACCTCCAGCAGCTGGTGATGGAATCACTCGGTAAAGAAAAAAATCGCGCTGGAGCAATCGTAAATCAAGGCATTGCTGTCTATGGCAATAAAGGTTCCACCGACCAGCATGCCTACGTGCAACAGCTTCGTGATGGCATTAATAACTTTTTTGTAACTTTTATTGAAGTCTTAAGCGACTCAGCACAAACAAATCCACAAGTTGAAGTTGAACCTGGCATTACAAGTGGCGACTATTTGAGTGGATTTTATTTAGGCACCCGGCAGGCTTTGACAGAAAATGGCCGTGCCTCGATCACGATTACAGTTGAGAGTGTCTCTGCGCAAACTATTGGTGCGTTAATTGCTCTTTATGAACGTGCGGTTGGATTTTATGCAACACTTGTCAACGTGAACGCTTATCATCAGCCTGGTGTCGAAGCTGGTAAAAAGGCGGCTGCTGGCGTGATCGCCTTACAGCGAGAAATCCAGCAGGAACTTAATAACTCTGGTCAGCTATACACGGCTGAGGAGCTTGCCTCTAAATTAAAGGCTGACACTGAGATTACTTTTAAAATCCTTGAACATCTTGCTGCTAATCAACATGCTGGTGTCACTAAAAGGAACGCTCAAGATCCGCTGCAGGCTAAGTATTCCATCTCGAGAAAGCGTAGCTAGGGTCAATCAGCTTTTTGGTGTGGCATTATTCAATCCCTGTCATTGCGAGGACCGCTGGCGACCCATTCGACTTCGCTCCTCACGGCTTGAGCCCTCGGCGTGAGCTCGGTCGAACGCTCGGGTCGAAGGTAGAGCAGGCTCCGCAATCTGTTCATTTTGTTTTCACTCGTCATTGCGAGCGTAGCGAAGCAATCTGTTCATTTAAAATGATAAATATAATTTAGCGGCGAACAGATTGCCGCAGTCGAACAAACAAGTTTGTTCTCCTTCGCAATGACACGAAAAAGCAAACAGATTGCCGCGCTTGCTGTCGCAAGCTCGCAATGACTTAGGGTGCCATCCTTCGACTGAATCTTCCTACCTTCGACCCAAGTGTTCGACCGAGGGCTCAGGCTGAGGGGAACGAATTGCATTAAAAACTTCGCGGCTCTGTAGACTATTATTCAACGTAAAAAGATGAATTCCCGGAGCACCTGCGGCTAAAAGTTCTTTGCAGAGCTTGATTGTATATTCTGTTCCAAAGCTCAAAAGCTCAGCCTTATCTTCCTTGCGCAGTACTAATTCTGCTTCGAGTTTCTCGGGGATAGAAGCTCCGCAAAGAGAAATAACTCTAAGAAGTTGCGACAAATCACGAATTGGCAAAATTCCTGGCACAATCGGGGCGGTAATTCCTTGAGCGCGACAGCGCTCAACAAACTGCAGATACAAAGCTGGATCGAAAAATAATTGCGTCATGATAACTTCAGCGCCGGCATCACACTTTTCGCGTAAATACGAAATGTCTGCAGCAGGTGATTCGGCGTCTTGGTGCGTTTCAGGATACCCTGCAACGGCAATACTAAATCCACCAAAATCCTTAATATAGTGCACCAAATCCCGTGCGCACGAGAATCTTCCACTTTTTAACGCCTCAGGCTCTTTCGGGATATCCCCGCGCAAGGCTAAAATATGTTCGATTCCCTGCGCGCGATATTCCATGAGTAATTCTTTAATCTCGGCAGCACTGTGGCCAACAGCCGTTAAATGCGCAACAGCTTCGCGCTGTAAATTATTTTGAATAAAAGCAACTAATTCCTGAGTAAGCGCACGTTTACCCCCACCTGCACCATAAGTAACAGTCATAAAATCTGGATTAAGTTCAGTTAATTCAGAAATTAGTTGCTTAGTTTGATCTAACTGCCTTGCTTCCTTTGGGGGAAAGAACTCAAAAGAAAAAATCGGTCGGTTCTGCGAATAAATTTCTCGAAACGTCATAGGTCCAGAAGACTATAACGTTATAAAAAATGATGAAAGTTGCCTTTCTCTGTAATATTTATACGATTTTTTGATCTATAAATTGCAATAAAATCGCTTTATAACGAGAATTTTTAGGCAAAGCCGCGTAGGCCGGAAGTATTTGGCAAAAACTATCCTGATAAAGCGATTTTATTTTAGCCGAAGAGAGCCCACCTAATGCGCTCAACGAAAGACTTTCCCTGAGGCGCTGTTTTCTTCACACGCTCTACTTTCATGCGATGCTCCGCATATTTTGCTCCCCAAGTTGCGCCACCTGGAGTCGTGTCGCGGCGCACTACTTTTGCTGCCGCACGAGATTGGCCCTGGCGTGATTGCTTAAGTGTTGATGCCTTTTGCTTTGCTTCCCATGCAGCAAGTTTTACTTCGTATTGCGCTTGAGCTTTAAGATAGCGAACTAAGACGTCTTCAGATGTATTTGTATAGCTTTGTCCAACTCGATAAGTTTTAATCGAGCCTCCAGTCATGCCTGCTGGTGCTGTAGCTTTTTGCGCCTGAGTACTGCGCGCGGCACGTCGATGTTCTGGGCCGAAATTCCAGAGTGATCCGCTTGCGTATGGTCGATAATTGAAATTCTGGTCAGGAACTAAAACGCCTGCAACTGCACCTGCTACATTAAAAGTTAGTAGCATTGTGATGCTGATAAGTATTTTGATAATTTGGCCTTCTCTCATAAATTTCCCTTTGCCCGAAATATAAGAAACCTAAGAAAACAGAGGAAAACCGGATATCAAAGAGTATAGCGACTATGGGCAATTAAATCTACAGTCGCCCACTAGGTTATGCATGTTTTTTACAATTTGTAGCATTAATTATTCGGATGTAATCTACAGGGTAGCGCAAAAAAACTCATGTAAACAATAGGTTAGCAATGCAGTCTAAAAATCATCCAATTTGGCAGCCAACTGAAGAATTTATTCGCAAGACAAATATCTTTAAGTTTAAGGCTGCGCTGAATGAAAAGTATGCCCTCAGCA is from bacterium and encodes:
- a CDS encoding glucose-6-phosphate isomerase produces the protein MSSWKQFTKNYFSYPEIGLALDLSRMNYPENLFSALETSCAAAFSEMVALEAGAIANADEQRMVGHYWLRNSDLAPSKEIKLQIDQAIQAVIEFAKIARSQFKRAILVGIGGSALGPQFLIDALSDQLFPIEFLDNTDPDGVDRLTAVRLGLLKETLVIVISKSGSTLETRNGQIELAVRFSRSKLNFADHTVAITCAASKLEHQAKAEKWLKILPLWDWVGGRTSIFSPVGLLPAALSGINLQELLAGARLMDQLTRIKEIKKNPAMLLALMWHAAGSGVGLKDMVVLPYKDRLILFSRYLQQLVMESLGKEKNRAGAIVNQGIAVYGNKGSTDQHAYVQQLRDGINNFFVTFIEVLSDSAQTNPQVEVEPGITSGDYLSGFYLGTRQALTENGRASITITVESVSAQTIGALIALYERAVGFYATLVNVNAYHQPGVEAGKKAAAGVIALQREIQQELNNSGQLYTAEELASKLKADTEITFKILEHLAANQHAGVTKRNAQDPLQAKYSISRKRS
- a CDS encoding thioredoxin family protein; this encodes MLRCFYIVLLSYLLAPVFSFAEDNSYFAGNRYVKGAIISDRLTLQPTPGLETKVATLGIKLEIENGWHIYWLNSGESGSPTTVNWRNPSGFEISALRWPAPERQIEKGGITTYGYSQETILLADLYALTSAPQSGKIEIRALLSFLVCKDICVPGMLDLTKELTLDPTRALEISTDQAAIKRFEARTPVAASMLKEISIQGSLHEKDDRNLIAKIVISGLNLPSTATAASELQIFPFDTENFQALISAARITTSGATAVISFPVKRLTTAELSTASFSGIAVFSPKLYPAEDLTNVTWTINYTAAPIAIPDAGELLTYRVHDFSTKSTRGVVSEQPSPQFSLKLLLLAVLSGFIAGLILNLMPCVLPIVAIKAMALVRDATQPRAQKINGAIAYTVGVLTSFAALAILIIFLRSVGRSVGWGFQFQEPGFVFILFLIVFVLSLAFFDFYTFQLPFLSKANRALSNFKSGSLVGNFFEGLLVTALSTPCTAPFLGSALAFAFTQSAPAIIIIFLSIGLGLALPYAVLSTNDKFIRFIPKPGEWTYRFRELMGFLLLGTAVWLLFVLHGLSDEGAVWAVLQGLVTFFLLWAWRVLAMSSISSFSKQNLQIFALILCLFSLIASWPHVVSQRSSKPQLHDTQIAWEPFSKEIIDNLSAQSRIIFIDFTADWCITCKYNERFILNQSQVIEAFKKYKIRPIKADWTRREDEITKALKQFGGQGVPHYVLIIPQLGAAKSGLDPEIVVLPTILTGSTVVSELQRAYDRFLAQGQAYELVETVH
- the metF gene encoding methylenetetrahydrofolate reductase [NAD(P)H], encoding MTFREIYSQNRPIFSFEFFPPKEARQLDQTKQLISELTELNPDFMTVTYGAGGGKRALTQELVAFIQNNLQREAVAHLTAVGHSAAEIKELLMEYRAQGIEHILALRGDIPKEPEALKSGRFSCARDLVHYIKDFGGFSIAVAGYPETHQDAESPAADISYLREKCDAGAEVIMTQLFFDPALYLQFVERCRAQGITAPIVPGILPIRDLSQLLRVISLCGASIPEKLEAELVLRKEDKAELLSFGTEYTIKLCKELLAAGAPGIHLFTLNNSLQSREVFNAIRSPQPEPSVEHLGRR